A region of the Myxococcus stipitatus DSM 14675 genome:
GAACAAGAACGACTTGAAGCTCTCGGACGCGCTGAAGGACAAGCTGGAGACGTGGAAGACGGGCCTCACCGTCAACATGCCGGTGTCGGGCGAAGAGGCGTACTACGGGAACTTCGAGACGGAGTTCCGGAACTTCTGGACGAACAGCAGCTACTACTGCGTGTTGTCTGGGATGGGGTGGATGCCGGAGCAACCCCTGACGACGCTGAAGTACCGGCCGTCCTCCGTGGCCCACGCGGAGGAGGCCTTCCAGCGCGTCAAGCTCCAGCAGCAGGCCCTGCTCCAGGGCTTGCCCACCAACCATGAGTTCCTCCAGCGGCTGCACCGCCAGAACGGCATGGACCTGGCGCGTACCGGCACCCGGTGACAGTGGAACCCAGACAGGGGCTCGCTCCAGAGCCCCTGTCTCAGTCCTCCAACAACCAGGGCGCGTACTTCCACGCCGTCTGGTGTTGCGCCTTGTCCGCGAACTGGATGTCCACGAACTCCTCGAAGGCCATCCGCCGGTTCAGCAGCCCGTGCTCCAGCATCAAGTCCTGTACCAGGTTGAAGTCCGCCTCACGCGGGGCCAGGGGGGTGTACTGCACCCGGTCGATGGGCTCCAACAGCGCGTGGCGCAGCAGCGCGGGCGGCTGGCTGTAGTAGTAGCGCCCGACGAACTCCGCCGCGTACTCGCGCTCCGCGCGCCCCTGGTCCAACCAGAGCCCCGAGCGCGCGATGCCATCCACCAGCACCTGCACCGCCTGCGGCCTCCGGCTGATGATGTCGTCGCGCACCACCAGGACACACGACATGTAGTCGGGCCAGTACTCCTTCGCGTGGAAGAGGACTCGGCCGAAGCCGCCCATCTCCGCCTGTGATGGATAGGGCTCTCCCATGGAGAAGCCGTCCACGGCTCCCGCCGCCAGGGCTCCCGCCACATCCGGAGGAGACATCTCCACCAGCTTCACCGACGACGGGGGCAGTCCGTGCTCCTTGAGCGCCTTGAGGATGATGAGCCGCTCGTCCGAGAACCGGCTCGGGACCGCCACCGTCTTCCCGACCAGGTCAGGCACATGGCGCACGGGTCCGTTCTTGCTCACCACCACGGCGCTGCCGTAGCGATGCCCCAAGTAGACAATCTTGATGGGTACGCCCTGCGACCGCAGGGCCAAGGCCATGGGCGCCACCAAGAACCCCGCCTGCATCCGATTGGAGATCAGCGCCTCTTTGATCTCCGGAAACCCCTGGAACATCTTCGGGATGAACAGCGTGTCGTCCAGGGAGTTGCGGGCGATGTAGTCAGTGACCGGACAGGCCAGGTGTCATGTGACTGGGATGTAGGCGACGTTGAGCTTGCGCGTCTCCTCCGTCTTCCACTCGTTGCGCAGCGACGACCAGTCCAGGTTGAGCCACAGGTGCAGGCCGGAGACCACCACCAGCCATGCGGTCACAGCCCATGCCACGCGCCTTGTCTGCCCTATCATTGCCCACCTCCAGGACCCTTCGGCTTCATTCCTCACGAAAGCCCCAGCGCACCCAACGCAAGGACTCCATCTTCCGGATTCCCGTGTCCAACAACAGGCCGATTCCCCCAATGAGCAACATCCCCGCCACCACCAGGTCGTAGCGTTTGCCCGCATTGCGAGCATCCACGATCATGTACCCGAGCCCCGAGTCGACGGCGATCATCTCCGCCGCCACCACCACCTGCCACGACACCCACAGCGCGATGCGCAGCCCGACCAGCAACTGCGGCATCGCCGCGGGCAGCAGGACGCGGAAGAAGAGCCGGAGCGGCGAGAGCCCGAAGTTGCGACCCGCGTTCAGATAGATGGCGGGCACCGTGGCCATCGCCCCCGTGGTGTGCAGGGCCAGCGGCAGGCTCGCCGCGAGGAAGATGAGCGCGACGGCGGCCTTGTCTCCCACGCCAAAGAAGAGGATGGCGATGGGCACCCAGGCCAAGGGGCTGATGGGCCGAAGGAACTGCACCACCGGCCCGAGCGCGAGAGCCACCATGGGGTAGAGCCCCATCCCCATCCCCAACACCAGCCCCACCAGCACGGCCAACCCGAAGCCAAGCCCCACGCGCAGCAGCGAGTCGGCGGCATACCGGAGCAACACCCCACTGCGCATCAGCTCCAGCATCCCGTCCAGCACTTGCATCGGATGTGGGAACACCTTCGTCCCCGTCGCGCGCACAGCCAGAACCCAGCCCGCCAGCAACAACAGCAGTGTCACCGCCGGAAGCAGGAGTGACTCGGCGGAGCGTCGCGCGAGGGGGCCCGGGTCAGATGTGGTGGGCAAGGCCAATCTCCCCCAACAGGCTGTCCCGCAGCTCCAGGTAGCGCGCGGAGCTGATGTCCCTGGGGCGCGGAACATCCACCTCCACGATGCGCCGCACCTTCCCGGGCTTCGCCGACATCACCACCACCCGGTCCGCCAGCTGCAAAGCCTCCTCGATGTCGTGCGTGACGAAGAGCACCGTCTTGCGCTCCGCCTCCCACAAGCGCAGGAGCTCTGATCGCATCGAATGCCGGGTGATGGAGTCGAGCGCCCCGAAGGGCTCATCCAGGTAGAGCACCTCGGGGTTCGCCGCCAGCGCTCGAGCGACCTCCACGCGCTGCTTCATCCCTCCCGACAGCTCGTGTGGCCAGGCCTGCTCGAAGCCTGTCAGCCCCACCATCTTCACGTAGTGCGCCACCCGCTCGCGCCGCTGTGCCTCGGTCAGCTTGAACAGCCCGAACGCGATGTTCCCCTCCACCGTCAGCCAGGGGAAGACACCTCGCTCCTGGAAGACGAAGATGCGGCGCGGGTCCGGTCCGCTCACCCGCTCTCCGCGAAAATGCACCGCGCCGGAGGTGGGCTCGAGGAATCCTCCCACGACGTTGAGCAGCGTGGACTTGCCGCAGCCGGAGGGGCCCAACAGGCAGACGAACTCGCCCTCGTACACATCCAGGTTCACCCGCTCCAACACGGTCAGCTCTCGCGTGGGCGTGTTGAAGCGGACGTGGATGTCGCGAATGCTCAGGGCCACCTGGCGCGCAGACGGCGGTGCCACGGGGACGAGGACGTTGGCGGGCTTCACGTCAGTTCCTCCCCATCCAGCGGAAGCGGGACGTGGACGAGGAGGGCGCTGGCGCCGGGAAGCCCCAGCTCAGCGCGGGAATCCGCTCCATCGAGCGCAGGAGCGCATCCAGCCCCAGGCCCACGGCGCCAATCAACACCATGCCCGCCACCACCAGGTCGTAGCGATTGCCTGCGTTCCTCGCATCCAGGATGAGGAACCCCAGGCCCGAGTTGACAGCCATCATCTCCGCCATCACCACCACCATCCACGCCACGCCCAAGGTCTGCCTCAGGCTTGTCAATAATTGCGGCAACAGCGAGGGCCACACGACACGTCTCATCAATCCCAGCGTGGACAGCCCGAAGTTTCGGCCCGCGTTGAGATGGACGGACAGCACCTTGCGCACCCCCAGGAGGGTGTTGACCATCAGCGGCCCGAAGCAGGCCATGAAGATGATGAAGATGGCGGAGAGGTCACCCACCCCACACCAGAGAATGGCCAGGGGCGTCCATGCCAGCGAGCTGATGGGCCGCAGCAACTGGAGCACCGGCCCCAGCGCCCGCTCGGCCCGAGGCGACCAGCCCAGCCAGATGCCCAACGGGATGGCGATGACCCCCGCCCACAACAGCCCCCACGTCACCCGGAAGAGCGAGGCCACCGTGAACCGCACCAGCCGGCCGTCCATCGCCAACTGCCCCAACGACACGACGACCTGCCAGGGCGAGGGCATCAACGGCGCCTTGCCGGCCTGGACCGCGAGCCCCCACAGGGCCAGCAACACCACGACCACCCCCCCAGGCAATACGCAGCGAGTCATCCGTGGGCCCATGGCTTGAGCTCGAGTCTCTCCATCGCGGAGTCCGAGGTGTGACCGCCCCTCGAGGCACTGAAATCAAGACATGTATCGCCGCTGGGTCGAGGGTCGCAGTCCACCCCGTGGCACGCATCGCCCGGCGAAAAGAAATGAGAACGCGTGCCCGCTGTGTGAGCACGCTGGACCCTTCCGGTCATTCCGCTCGAACCGCTAAAATGTGTCTCCATGGCTGGCTGACGCGGGCCAAGAGCGAACAATGTGACTGCCAGTCACTTGAGGACAGGCCCGTATCTCAGGAATAGGAACCAAAGGTTCAGTAGCGAGCACAGGGTCCAATCATCGCGGGCGTGATTGCACGTCCGCACATGCGCGAGGAGGGGACATGGACACCGCGATTCGTGAAGTGGTGATTCTCGGGGGTGGGACGGCGGGGTGGATGACGGCGGCGTACCTTCAGAAGGTCTTCGAGGGGACCGTCCAGGTGACGCTCCTGGAGGCAGCCACCATTCCGCGGATTGGGGTGGGGGAGGCGACGGTCCCCAATCTGCAACGCGTCTTCTTCGACCGGCTGGGCATCCCCGAGAACGAGTGGATGCGCGAGTGCAACGCCGCGTTCAAGACGGCGGTGAAGTTCGTCAACTGGCGCAAGAAGGAGCCGGGGGCGCCGGACAATCACTTCTACCACGCGTTCGGGCTCATCCCGAACGTGGACAACATCCCCCTGTCTCACTACTGGGTGCTGCGCAACGAGGGGCGGGCAACGCCTGACGAGCAGGTGGATTACGCGTGCTATCGCGAGCCGCCGATGATGGACGCGAAGCTGGCGCCGCGCTTCCGGGATGGACGGCCCGCGGTGAACTACGCGTGGCACTTCGACGCGCAGTTGGTGGCGGACTACCTGAGGAGGCTCTCGACAGGGTGGGGCGTGAAGCACGTGGTGGACGAGCTGGCGTCCGTGGAGAAGACGCCGGACGGACACATCAAGGCGCTGCACACGAAGGGAGGTCGGGTGTTGGGAGGAGACCTCTTCGTGGATTGCAGCGGCTTCCGGGGCCTGCTCATCAACCAGGCGATGGAAGAGCCCTTCCTGGACATGAGCGACCACCTGCTGTGCAACAGCGCGGTGGCGACAGCCATCGAGCATGACGACGCGAAGCACGGCATCGAGCCGTACACGTCGGCGATAGCGTCGAAGCACGGGTGGATGTGGAAGATTCCGATGCTGGGGCGCTTCGGGACGGGCTACGTGTACTCGAGCGAGTTCTGCTCGCAAGACGAGGCCATCCGAGAGTTCTCGGCGAAGTGGGGGCTGGACCCGGAGAAGACGGCGTTCAATCGCATCCGCTTCCGCGTGGGCCGCAACCGGCGCGCGTGGGTGAAGAACTGCGTGAGCATCGGGCTGGCGTCGTGCTTCGTGGAGCCGCTGGAGTCGACGGGCATCTACTTCATCACGGCGTCCATCTACCAGTTGGCGAAGCACTTCCCGGACAAGGGCTTCAACCCGGTGCTGATGGACCGTTTCAACCGAGAGGTTGAGATGATGTTCGATGACACGAGGGACTTCCTGCAGGCGCACTTCCTCACGTCGTCCCGGGACGACACGCCGTTCTGGCTGGCGAACAAGAACGACTTGAAGCTCTCGGACGCGCTGAAGGACAAGCTGGAGACGTGGAAGACGGGCCTCACCGTCAACATGCCGGTGTCGGGCGAGGAGGCGTACTACGGGAACTTCGAGACGGAGTTCCGGAACTTCTGGACGAACAGCAGCTACTACTGCGTGTTGTCTGGAATGGGGTGGATGCCGGAGCAGCCGTTGACGACGCTGAAGTACCGGCCGTCGTCGGTGGCGCACGCGGAGGAGGCGTTCCAGCGCGTGAAGCTCCAGCAGCAGGCGTTGCTCCAGGGCCTGCCCACCAACCACGAGTTCCTCCAGCGGTTGCACCGCAAGAACGGCATGGACCTGGCCGCGACGGGCACGGGGTGAGTGCTCGCCTGCTTCACCCCAGTCCCTAGGAATCCGAGAGAGCGCCGTTTCCGCCGGATGTCCGGCGACTCGGCGCGCGGATTCGTCACGGCGTGCTGCTTCAGGGTCGAATTGGCGCCCGCATCTGGCTATAGAGGCGGAACGAACATTCGTTAAGTTCGTCCGCCCATCTCGGCCCTGCTGGGAGTAGTCCCCTGAAGCACTCGTACGTCCTGGTCTTCCCCCGCTACACCGTCCACTGGGTCGTGATGGGGCTCATCCTCATCTACCTGTCTTCGGCGGCGTTGCTGGAGTCCCTCTCCATCTACCTGCTGCCCCACGCCGTGTTGAGGGCCCTGCTGCGCAGTCAGTTCGGGTTCTTCCTCCTGCTGCTGGGCATTCCCTCCGGGCTCTACATGCTGGGGTGGAGGGGCATCGACTTCTTCCTGTGGGCCTTGTCGCCGCGCTTGCTGGTGGTGGACGCGCAGGGGCTCCGCTCGGGCAAGACGGCCTTCTCGTGGCGCGACTTGCAGTCGGTGGTTCGCAGGCATGACCAGGACCGGATGGACCTCCGGCACCGCCACGGGAAGTACCGGCTGCGGATGCATCTGTGGAGCGACGCGGACCACCTCGAGGAGCACGTCACCGAGCGCGTCATCTCGACCTTGCTCCCGCGCGTCCACAAGCAGGTGGTCGCCGGCGAGGAGGTTGCGTTCGGCCCGCTGACGCTCAGCGAGGACGGGGTGGCGCTCAAGCGAAAGCTGTTCCAGTGGGACGACATCGACAGCATCCGTCTCCAGGACTCGGATGACAGCGGCCTCGCGTCCCGCACCTTGTTCCTCACCGCCAACGGCCGGCTTCACAAAGTGGACGAGGAGAAGATCGTCAACGCTCCCGTCCTCCTGGCCTATCTCTCGGCACGCCTCGAGAGCTGACTTCTCTTCACCCAACACAGACATCACATCATGGAAATCTATCGCTCTCAGAAGTCGAAGGCGAAGGCCGAGAAGCCTCACGAGTTCTACTACTCGAAGAACAAGCTCATCGCGGGGACCGTCCTCTGGTCCGTGGTGAGCATGGGCGCCATCGCGCTCTCCGTCGTCGCCATCTCCAAGTCGAACGCGGGCTGGCTGGCGGCGGCCATCGCCGCGACGATGGTCTGGATGCTCATCGGCTGCATCCGGGGCCTCACCAACCTGAACACGCCCGTGCTGGTGATTGGCGCGGACGGCATCCTCTTCCCCGATGGGGTGCTCATTGCCTGGGAGGACATCGAGGAGAACACGTACCTGAGCCAGTCCTACATGGGCATCCCCACGGGCCGGTTCATCAGCGTCACGACGCGGCTGAAGAAGCCGAAGCGCAAGGCGCTGCGGGTCTTCGCGCTCGACATGACGAGCGACGAGTACCTGGAGATCTGTGACCGCTACATCCAGCGTCACTACGGAGACGAGGAGTAGTCCCTCGCCAGGTGCCCCGGCGGATGAAGCGGGCCTGGCCTCGCCTCATCCGCCCGGTGGCGGGCGTGCCGCTACTTGGAGCCGCCCTTGGAGACCTTCGCGTAGGTCCCCTTGAGCGCGACACCCACGACGAACGAGCCGGCGTGGCACTCGATTTCGGCCGCGTTCTGCAGCTCGTTCTTCTTGTAATAGCTGACGATGTTCACCACGGCGTTGGCGCCGCGCTTCTTGGCGCTTTCCTGGAGCGAAATCAGCGCCGACAGGGTGGCCCACTTGCAGCCCTCCTCGTCCGACTTGCCCACGCCGTTGGTCTTCTTGTTGGTGGTCTCCGAGCCCAGCTCCTCCTGGACCGCGGGCGTCTTCGCGCCCGCCAGGTAGAACTTCACCGAGCCGTCCAGCTTGTCCTTGGCCTGCGGCATCTCCAGGACGGACTTGAGCGGAATCATGTAGACGGTGTCCCGCGCCAGGGCCGGGCTGGACACGGTGAGCGCGAGCAGCGACAGCAACAGGGGCTTCTTCATTGAGTGCTCCGTCAGTGCCACCGGCGGAAGATCAACGACGTGTTGATGCCGCCGAAGGCGAAGTTGTTGGACATGACGACGTCGGTCTCGATTCTTCGTCCATCGCCTGTCACGTAGTCCAGCGGGGCGCAGCGAGGGTCCACCGAGGCCGCGTCCAGGTGCAGCGTGGGCGCGAACCAGCCGCTCCGCATCATCTCGATGGTCATCCACGCCTCCAGCGCACCGCACGCGCCCAGGGTGTGGCCCATGTAGCTCTTGAGTGACGAGATGGTCATCCGCTCGCCGAACACCTGGTGCGTGGCGGTGCTCTCCGCGACGTCGCCCGTGTCGGTGGCCGTGCCGTGCGCATTCACATACGCGACGGTGCCCGGCTCCAGCGCCGCGTCCTCCAGCGCCAGCCGCATGGCCTGCGCCATGGTCTCCGAGTGGGGCTGGGTGATGTGCCGTCCGTCGCTGTTGGTGCCGTAGCCCACCAGCTCCGCGTAGATGCGAGCGCCTCGGGCCCGGGCGTGCTCCAGCTCCTCCAGCACGAGCGTGCACGCGCCTTCACCCAGCACCAGGCCGTCGCGCTCCGCGTGGAAGGGGCGGGGCGTGAGCTCCGGGGTGGCGTTGTTCTTCGTGCTGGTGGCGAACAGGGTGTCGAACACCGCGGCGCCCGTGGCGTCCAGCTCCTCGGCGCCTCCGGCGAGCATCGCCACCTGGCGGCCCATCTTGATGGCCTCGTACGCGTAGCCGATGCCCTGGCTGCCGGAGGTGCACGCGCTCGACGTGGTGATGATGCGGCCGGTGAGGCCGAAGAAGACGCCGATGTTCACCGCGGCCGTATGGGACATGGACCGCACGTAGGACGTGGCGGTGATGCCCTCGGTCGACTTCGCCATCAGCATCCGGCCGAAGTCGGCGATGGCGGGCGGAGAGCCCGTGGACGAGCCATAGGACACGCCCATCTTCCCGCTCGACAGGAGCGGGTCTCCCAGCAGCCCCGCGTCGACGAGCGCGAGCTCACTGGCGCGCGTCGCCAGCAGCGCCACCCGGCCCATGCCGCGCATCGTCTTGCGCGAGTACGTCTGCGGCGGCAATTCGAAGGGCGCGGCGGGCGCACCCACCTGGGTGTTGAGCCCGTCGTACTGCTTCCAGTCCTCGATGACCTGCACGGCATTGCGCAGCGACTTCAGCCGAGCCTCCACCTGAGGCCAGTCATGGCCCAGGGGACTCAGGGCACCCACACCCGTGACGACGACCCGCTTCATCCGAACAGTCCCCCGTTCACCGAAATGACCTGCCGCGTGACGTAGCCCGCGTCCTCGCTCATCAGGAAGCTCACCGCGGCGGCGACCTCCTCGGGCTTGCCCATGCGCCGGGCCGGAATCATCTTCAGCGCCTCCTCGACGACGTGGGGCTCCACCATCTCCGTGTCGATGAGCCCCGGCGCCACGCAGTTCACCGTGATGCCTCGGCTGGCCAGCTCCACCGCCAGCGCCTTCGTCGCGCCGATGATGCCCGCCTTCGCCGCGCTGTAGTTCACCTGTCCCCGGTTCCCGATGAGGCCGGACACGGACGCCAGCGTGACGATGCGCCCGGGCTTGCGCCGGCGGACCAGCGGCATGCAGAGGGGGTTGAGCACGTTGTAGAACGCGTCCAGGTTGGTGTGGATGACCGCGTCCCAGTCCTCGGCGGGCATGGCGGGGAAGGCGTTGTCCCGGGCGATGCCCGCGTTGCACACCACGCCGTAGTAGCAGCCGTGCGCCTCCAGGTCCGCGGCCAGGACTCGCTCCGTCTCCGCGCGGTCGGCCACGTCGAAGCGCAGGACGCGCGAGGCTCGGCCCTGCTCACGGACCTGCGCGGCCACGGCTTCCGCCTCCTCCACCTTCGAGCGGCAGTGCACCACCACGTCGAAGCCATCCTTCGCCAGCCGCAGGGCGATGGCGCGGCCGATGCCTCGGCTCGAGCCCGTCACCAGTACCGTCTTCTCACTCATCCTTGCCCACCTTCGTCACGTCGAACGAGGCCGGAGGCTGGAACACCGTCAGCGCCGCCGTGGCCACCGTCTCTCCTTCAATCCCCAGGGTGCAGTCGAACTGGCTCATCCCGTTGTCCGTCCAGAACTGCCGGCGGACCTCGATGCGCAGGTGCTCGCCGACCTTGAACGTGGGGCGGTGGCACTCGTACTTGCGCGTGCCCAGCAGGAAGCCCAGGGGTTGGGGCTCGCCGCGCAGCCGCTGTCTCCAGCCCGCGTAGGCCGCGATGGCCTGCGCCATGAACTCGATGCCCACCCAGCCGCCCACGACGCCGGACTCCTGGAACAGACAGTCCTCGCGAATCGTCACCTCGGCGACGAGGCTCTCCTCGTCCCCCTCCACCGCGCGGTCAATCAGCCGCATGCGGTCGGCGTGGGGGACGATCTCGGAGATGTCGAAGGTGATGGGCGTGCGCATCAGGCCCTTCCCAGCAGCAGCGCGGCATTGCTGCCGCCAAAGGCGAACGAGTTGCTCAGGACATAGCGCGGGGGCTGGCCCAGCGCCGTCCCGGGCTTCACCAGCGACAGGGCGGGGAGCAATGGGTCCGGCTCGCCATCCCACCAGTGGGGCGGCAGGCGTCCTCGGGCTTCATCCGTGAGGGTGAGCCAGCACAGCGCGGCCTCCAGCGCTCCCGCCGCGCCCAGCGTGTGGCCGGTGAGCGGCTTCGTGGAGCTGCACGGCACACCGTCACCCAGCAGCGCCCGCACCGCGCGGCTCTCCATCGCGTCGTTCTGGGGTGTCGCGGTGCCGTGCAGGTTGACGTAGCCCACGTCGCTCGGGGTGATTCCCGCGCGCTCCAGGGCCGTCCGCATGGCGATGAGGGCGCCTCGGCCTCCCGGCTCGGGGGCGGAGAGGTGGTGGGCGTCCGAGGACTCGCCCCAGCCCGCGAGGCACACCGGCCCCGGCTCACGGGTCATCAGGAACAGGGCCGCGGCCTCGCCGATGTTGATGCCCTGGCGGTGGACGCTCATCGGGTTGCAGCGCGCGTCGCTCACCGAGTCGAGCGACGAGAAGCCCGCCACGGTGAAGCGACACAGCGCGTCCGCGCCTCCCGTGATGACCGCGTCGGCCACCCCCATGCGCAGCAGCCGCGCGGCGGTGGCCAGGGACTTGGCGCTGGAGGAGCACGCGGTGGAGATGACGAGCGAGGGGCCCCGCGTGCCCAGCACGTGGGTCAGCGCCAGGGCCGGGGAGCCCAACTCCTGCTGCCGCACATCGAAGTGCCCGGGGAGCTGGCCCGAGGCCTCGCGCGCGAGGATGGCGGCTTCACTCTCGCCGATGCCCGAGGTGCTGGTGCCCAGCACCACGGCCACCCGCTCCGGGCCATGGCGCCGCAGGGCTTCATCCACCGCGGGGCGAATCTGCTCCAGCGCGGTGAGCAGCAGCGCGTTGTTGCGGCTGCGCAGCGGCACGGGCAGCGCGTCCGTGGAGACGAGCGGCGCGGTGACCTGCCCGACGTGGAGCGGGCGGTCCGCGAAGTCGGGGCTCGAGGCCACGCCGGTCGGCTGGTCACCGAAGAGGGCCTGGGTGACTTCGCGACGGCCGACGCCCAGGGCGCACACCAGACCCAGGTCGTTCAAGAAGACGGGCGGAGACATGGGCTCATTCCTCCGAGAGGCGTGACTCGATGGTCAGCCGGTAGTGCTCCGCCAGGTTGACCAGCTCCGCGCGGCCCACCCAAGGGGGTTGG
Encoded here:
- a CDS encoding ABC transporter substrate-binding protein, coding for MACPVTDYIARNSLDDTLFIPKMFQGFPEIKEALISNRMQAGFLVAPMALALRSQGVPIKIVYLGHRYGSAVVVSKNGPVRHVPDLVGKTVAVPSRFSDERLIILKALKEHGLPPSSVKLVEMSPPDVAGALAAGAVDGFSMGEPYPSQAEMGGFGRVLFHAKEYWPDYMSCVLVVRDDIISRRPQAVQVLVDGIARSGLWLDQGRAEREYAAEFVGRYYYSQPPALLRHALLEPIDRVQYTPLAPREADFNLVQDLMLEHGLLNRRMAFEEFVDIQFADKAQHQTAWKYAPWLLED
- a CDS encoding ABC transporter permease, with the protein product MPTTSDPGPLARRSAESLLLPAVTLLLLLAGWVLAVRATGTKVFPHPMQVLDGMLELMRSGVLLRYAADSLLRVGLGFGLAVLVGLVLGMGMGLYPMVALALGPVVQFLRPISPLAWVPIAILFFGVGDKAAVALIFLAASLPLALHTTGAMATVPAIYLNAGRNFGLSPLRLFFRVLLPAAMPQLLVGLRIALWVSWQVVVAAEMIAVDSGLGYMIVDARNAGKRYDLVVAGMLLIGGIGLLLDTGIRKMESLRWVRWGFREE
- a CDS encoding ABC transporter ATP-binding protein, producing MKPANVLVPVAPPSARQVALSIRDIHVRFNTPTRELTVLERVNLDVYEGEFVCLLGPSGCGKSTLLNVVGGFLEPTSGAVHFRGERVSGPDPRRIFVFQERGVFPWLTVEGNIAFGLFKLTEAQRRERVAHYVKMVGLTGFEQAWPHELSGGMKQRVEVARALAANPEVLYLDEPFGALDSITRHSMRSELLRLWEAERKTVLFVTHDIEEALQLADRVVVMSAKPGKVRRIVEVDVPRPRDISSARYLELRDSLLGEIGLAHHI
- a CDS encoding ABC transporter permease produces the protein MVLLALWGLAVQAGKAPLMPSPWQVVVSLGQLAMDGRLVRFTVASLFRVTWGLLWAGVIAIPLGIWLGWSPRAERALGPVLQLLRPISSLAWTPLAILWCGVGDLSAIFIIFMACFGPLMVNTLLGVRKVLSVHLNAGRNFGLSTLGLMRRVVWPSLLPQLLTSLRQTLGVAWMVVVMAEMMAVNSGLGFLILDARNAGNRYDLVVAGMVLIGAVGLGLDALLRSMERIPALSWGFPAPAPSSSTSRFRWMGRN
- a CDS encoding tryptophan halogenase family protein: MDTAIREVVILGGGTAGWMTAAYLQKVFEGTVQVTLLEAATIPRIGVGEATVPNLQRVFFDRLGIPENEWMRECNAAFKTAVKFVNWRKKEPGAPDNHFYHAFGLIPNVDNIPLSHYWVLRNEGRATPDEQVDYACYREPPMMDAKLAPRFRDGRPAVNYAWHFDAQLVADYLRRLSTGWGVKHVVDELASVEKTPDGHIKALHTKGGRVLGGDLFVDCSGFRGLLINQAMEEPFLDMSDHLLCNSAVATAIEHDDAKHGIEPYTSAIASKHGWMWKIPMLGRFGTGYVYSSEFCSQDEAIREFSAKWGLDPEKTAFNRIRFRVGRNRRAWVKNCVSIGLASCFVEPLESTGIYFITASIYQLAKHFPDKGFNPVLMDRFNREVEMMFDDTRDFLQAHFLTSSRDDTPFWLANKNDLKLSDALKDKLETWKTGLTVNMPVSGEEAYYGNFETEFRNFWTNSSYYCVLSGMGWMPEQPLTTLKYRPSSVAHAEEAFQRVKLQQQALLQGLPTNHEFLQRLHRKNGMDLAATGTG
- a CDS encoding DUF6585 family protein: MGLILIYLSSAALLESLSIYLLPHAVLRALLRSQFGFFLLLLGIPSGLYMLGWRGIDFFLWALSPRLLVVDAQGLRSGKTAFSWRDLQSVVRRHDQDRMDLRHRHGKYRLRMHLWSDADHLEEHVTERVISTLLPRVHKQVVAGEEVAFGPLTLSEDGVALKRKLFQWDDIDSIRLQDSDDSGLASRTLFLTANGRLHKVDEEKIVNAPVLLAYLSARLES
- a CDS encoding beta-ketoacyl-ACP synthase; translated protein: MKRVVVTGVGALSPLGHDWPQVEARLKSLRNAVQVIEDWKQYDGLNTQVGAPAAPFELPPQTYSRKTMRGMGRVALLATRASELALVDAGLLGDPLLSSGKMGVSYGSSTGSPPAIADFGRMLMAKSTEGITATSYVRSMSHTAAVNIGVFFGLTGRIITTSSACTSGSQGIGYAYEAIKMGRQVAMLAGGAEELDATGAAVFDTLFATSTKNNATPELTPRPFHAERDGLVLGEGACTLVLEELEHARARGARIYAELVGYGTNSDGRHITQPHSETMAQAMRLALEDAALEPGTVAYVNAHGTATDTGDVAESTATHQVFGERMTISSLKSYMGHTLGACGALEAWMTIEMMRSGWFAPTLHLDAASVDPRCAPLDYVTGDGRRIETDVVMSNNFAFGGINTSLIFRRWH
- the fabG gene encoding 3-oxoacyl-ACP reductase FabG, whose translation is MSEKTVLVTGSSRGIGRAIALRLAKDGFDVVVHCRSKVEEAEAVAAQVREQGRASRVLRFDVADRAETERVLAADLEAHGCYYGVVCNAGIARDNAFPAMPAEDWDAVIHTNLDAFYNVLNPLCMPLVRRRKPGRIVTLASVSGLIGNRGQVNYSAAKAGIIGATKALAVELASRGITVNCVAPGLIDTEMVEPHVVEEALKMIPARRMGKPEEVAAAVSFLMSEDAGYVTRQVISVNGGLFG
- a CDS encoding hotdog family protein, with amino-acid sequence MRTPITFDISEIVPHADRMRLIDRAVEGDEESLVAEVTIREDCLFQESGVVGGWVGIEFMAQAIAAYAGWRQRLRGEPQPLGFLLGTRKYECHRPTFKVGEHLRIEVRRQFWTDNGMSQFDCTLGIEGETVATAALTVFQPPASFDVTKVGKDE
- a CDS encoding beta-ketoacyl-ACP synthase — encoded protein: MSPPVFLNDLGLVCALGVGRREVTQALFGDQPTGVASSPDFADRPLHVGQVTAPLVSTDALPVPLRSRNNALLLTALEQIRPAVDEALRRHGPERVAVVLGTSTSGIGESEAAILAREASGQLPGHFDVRQQELGSPALALTHVLGTRGPSLVISTACSSSAKSLATAARLLRMGVADAVITGGADALCRFTVAGFSSLDSVSDARCNPMSVHRQGINIGEAAALFLMTREPGPVCLAGWGESSDAHHLSAPEPGGRGALIAMRTALERAGITPSDVGYVNLHGTATPQNDAMESRAVRALLGDGVPCSSTKPLTGHTLGAAGALEAALCWLTLTDEARGRLPPHWWDGEPDPLLPALSLVKPGTALGQPPRYVLSNSFAFGGSNAALLLGRA